The DNA sequence AGTGATCGATGAAGGTCTCTGAAGTATGTCAGTAAAATTCAGGgtagaaattgaaaataaaatataggaCAAACGGGGCTAACAGAAAATTTCGAGGGAAGTTCGATTCACAACATCGTAAATCgatgatatacatatatatatgtgtgtgtatgtattcATCGATAGATTATGATTAATCGTTCGTATCGATACTTTCTTCAGTTCGTTAGTTTAATCGAGTTGATGACGATCGAACGTAAAAGGGAAGGGATTAAATAAACGAATCGTTAAGAGATCGTTCCGCGGGAGCGAGGGACGATTCTCGCAAGTCTTCGACGGAAGTGCGGAAAGAGAGAGCACACCTCATTCAATTTTAGACAAGAAGAACTCACGCTGCGAGTATAGTGTTGGTGTAGcgagtaaatatatatagtgtACGAAGAAAACTGTAAGGTTGGAGAACGTAGCAGGCTGTCGGTGCATGCAGACCATTCTATGAGCGAGTTACCATACCAAGTATAATATCCTCCAACAATAATCAGCTGTCTCCTTTGTCATAGTACGTCTACCACTTACGGTTACGTGTAGTTTCTGATTATTGTTGAATCGACTAATTGTACTATGTTTATTCATGCTTCTTTGATACTTAATCCAGAATAATTGTTCTTAACTTACGGTTCAGGATTACCTTTTGCTGTCTTATTGTCTAAAATCTGCCCCTATTTACTGGAACGCTTTATCGTCCTTGTTGCTATATCGtatgaaatgaaagaatttaGTGTAGGACGTTGGGGtcgttttatttctattacatTAACCTTTTTGTGTGTTATCCTGATAATTTTTTTAGGAGTAAAGAATTAGTCAggatatattatatgtacacTGCGCTTGATCGTTGAAAAATAACGTTTACCAGAATATTCGGGATTCGTAGATATAGATAATTCTACGGTCATATATTTAAGATGGAATATGTAGGATTTTATGGATAGAAATATCTGTGGTAGGTGGACAAGGGAAATGATTTACAATGATGGaaacacatatatacacaGAGTGTGTGTGCGTGGTTCACATACAGTGGTGCTTTGACGATTATTTAGCCAAGCAGTAAGCCAAGACGACGATAACATTGACAAAGGAAAATATGATAACAGCATCAAGAGACATTGATAATACatcgatatataaaatacgaaataaacgAAACTTAAAACGAAGAATTAAGGAACAGAAAATATGAGACATTCTTATGATGTGCTTCCATATCTGGTTCTTCCAAGTTCCTCCTTTTTTCACGACTAATTACATCAACCAAGGGATAAAAGAATCGCTTGTCGGTACAAAGGAAATTGATATGGGTGTAAAAAGAAGGAAGGGGTAAAAAGCATGAATGAGCAAAACATCAATGCTGGGCATACACATCAGCTCAATCACACGTCGAAAGACAAAACGATCCACGTTTCACGTATCGCGATCTCCTGTGCAGTAAACAATAAAAAGGTTATCCGAGGAGCACGGTGAAAGTAGAAACGGAAAGACAGAGTCAGACAGAGAAGTCAGAGAGTCATTAGCAGGGTTAATCCAACACTCGGAATTTCTGAGTCAGCGAAATTACCGATCTATTCTCCTTTCGGTACATTTAAAGCTCACGAAGTAACCCTGCTGGAAAGATAGTAGATAGTTTTTGAAAAAGTAGAAGACAGAGTAgacagagaagaagaaaaagtttTGAAAGAGACAGACAGCAAGGAGTCTCGCAGTTCCGGCTGCAGAATCGGTCGGTGGAGGCCACTACTTACGAGCTTCCTTCGGAACTAGAGATCGAGTTGAGACTTCCGGCTGTGTCACTGGCCAACGATCCCGACTGTTTCCCGGATTCAAAGCGTTGATAGGGTACGATCTCCTCGGAACGCTGTATGCTGCTCGGCGTGCTGTTGCGTTTCCGGCTCGATAAACCGGCGCGTGCCTCCGCGACACCGCTTCCGACGAAGATCCCGCCGATACCGCACTCTGCGTTGTAAATCAAACAAGAAACAACCGCTAAAGCTATGATCTTTCATTGTGATTCCCGCATCGCGTCCGCCGCAgcccttttttctttcatccaGCTCCAGGTGGTCGCCGTGCGTTTCtctttcgattatttttatcacGACGAATCtagctctctttctctccctttcgtTCGCTCATTCTCACAGTACTCTCGCTTCCTTTTTTTCGCTCACCGTTCGTTCGAATTTTCTCTCATAACGAAAATCGAGGAAGTGATAAGAGAGAATACACATGTACACCTGGATGAAATTCTGACTATGTGAATGAAATCGATGAAGGTTTTGGAAGATAGACAAGTAAAGGAAAGGTGCTTTCAGTTCGGTTAACTACTACGTAGCTCGTGGGAAAAGACTTCGATGGCCTGTATGCTCGAATCGGTCTTTCAAAGTCCACGATATCAATGACGATTCCGTGGTACAAGGCCTGCGAAAGATCTCGTATCCCGATGGGGTTAAACTCCTGCTCTCTGGAAGAAAGAATACGATAGAACAATGATTAACAGCAGACGGAAATTCAAGAGCCCTCTGACTCTCTTGTGTGGTCGCACCTGCAATCAGAAGCGCGCGAAAGCGTTACAAGCTAAATTTTTGTAAGTGTATCATCAACAAAACGTCACATCTATACTTCTGCTATAGGAAAATTCGCTGCagctatgtatatatatatatatgtatattcataCAGATGTATTTGCATGTTGTGTTCGTGTAACACAGAAGTGTACAGAAGGGTTTAATCCTACGAAGACTCGTTCGTTTCTCTCTGAACATCTACGGTGTAAGCGAGTATTTCACATTTGCTCGCGTTTCACCGAACTTTCGAGAAGTACATAAGTGTCGACAGGCAAAATGTACAAGACTCGTGTGCTACAGTCAACGAACCTGTTTTGCTTTGtaacgaagaagaaattaaaaaaaaaaaacaaaaataatatcgagatatatgtatatccatgtatatatatgcacGTATATGTAGAAATATGCGCATGAGAACACTGCATCGCTCGAAGACATCAAGAAACGAAAAGCCGTAGTGGGTGAAGTAACCTTCACCAGTAAGCACGTATCAACAGCGGcttctaataaaataaacgacaACGAATCAGGTGGTCAACTTACCTACCGTCGTGTGTAAGTCTCGATCGTAATCGAGATTTGCAACAAGTTGACCACATGTTTCATCTATAAGTTGAAAAGCTATACAAAACAGATAAACAACGCGACGTATTGCCAGCATCAATCTTTGGCCGGCGCTTTAGCTACAAAGTCACGAATAAGACAATCCGGCATGAACAAATATACTTGAGCAGCTAATACGTAAGGTTCTTGAGATACAACCTGTTTCTTCTCGATAGAACTGGATGAACAACTTCATCGAGCTCTACACAGCTCAGGAAACTCGTGCAAACGTTCATCTAAAAGTTACGTATCGCTACTACGTAGGAACAGTCTCTACGATCTATGGGAAGTGACTTGTGAATCGTTTCGCGACTATTTGGAGGACCGTGCAACCTCGAAAATACTTTCCCCaacaattaaataataataaataatcgcAATCCGaagtttgattattaaaaatgtcgaAGAAAGTATTTTCCAACGATAGTCACGAACAGTTTCGCGTCACTCCCCTCTCTAAAGCACAACTTCTGTCTAAAGAGGAATGTGCTGAGTGTTTTatggttgttgttgttgttcaTAGAAATGTCGTAGACTGATCACGCTGCTGTCGTTCTTCTTGCCTCTCTGTATCTCTCTGTAACTTGTACTCACATTTCGCCGAAAGCTGCTACGACATCCTCTCGAATGGACTGCTAATTatcgttaataaatttaaccGCTGAAGAATAGACAGATCTAACGCGCGTATTTGTTTCATACAACgtctgtataaatatatgttaaaGAAATTTGCGTGTCGATGACACCGTGCCGAACGCTCCCACGTAACGAAAATAGGGGATTGAAATCAAAGAGGGAGAAACAATTAAAACGGGGATGATATATTTTGCAGAGTGTGTTCGGACCTGTCCCCGTCGCCGCTACCCTCGCCATCGCTGCTTGCGGAACTCGGTTGCCTTCCGCTCCTTCCGCTGGCCGTGTCCTCCGGCAATACCTCCTCGCTCCTATGAACTGTAAAGGAGGACTTGCCCTTCTTCCCGAATCCTAGCCGCCGTTTTCGTCCTTCGTCGCCCACGCATGTACCACCAACAGACGCACGTGGTATGTTATGGTTTTTGCGTGACGTGATATAGTTTTTTTGTTGTGgttgtagtagtagtagtagtagtagtagtagtagtagtagtagtagtagtagtagtagtagtagtagtagtagtagtagaaGTAGTAGTAGAAGTAGTAGTAGAAGTAGTGGTTGTAGTGATGGTAGTAGTAGATGTTGTTTTCATAGTAGAAGAGCGGTGAATTGTGATTTTGTTGTGTTAATTTGCATATATAGTATCGATATATGCGTGGTGCGtatgtaaaaatttttctCGTGGCAGAGGTGtagtataattttttttttttttgagtgTTTTGTTTCAACGTTTTTGCGTAATAGTAGAGCGATCGTTTCCAGCGATCGATCGGGATGATCCGCGTCGAGTGTTGTCCCGTGACACGATCGCGCGAGCGACGATATAGCCCGCCACGATGAGAAATCGTGCAGGTGGGTGCAGATCGATGACGTGAATGGTCCCCAGCGTCGAGAGATAGTTGGTTGGTAGAAGTAAAGTGTGAATGTGTTCATGTCGAAGAGAGGCGGATAGAGATGAGGAGGGATGGCGGAGAAAACAAGAATACGATTAGAATGTACATACTGCCCCGTTTACTGGGTTTTTTGCTCTTCTACCGTGTGCTCTTGATATCGTTTGTACCGCTTCCTTCGCTCTACTTCGCGGATTCTCCCATGAAACTCGTGAAAATCCGCTTTTCGATCGTCACATCTTGTCACGTGTGATGTGAACGAAGCGTACAAATGTTTAATCAAATAATCTTCTTGAAAATGACGAGAAAAATATAGCGAGAGCACACCGTAGGTCTACTCACTAATGGTGCTAAACTAATGCTATGCTATTATTCGAGGAACTATCGATATATTACAAAGAAACTGACTACATTAAGATGCCAGATAGAAAGAAGAGACAGAGAAGATAGTCTAGAAATCGCGCGAGAATAATATGAATGCGAAATAGAAAAACGTCTTCACGCGACCGCTCTCGAACTTATCGAATTTCCCGAACAAAGTAGCAATACACCGCACGCAACGTTTAAAATGTGAAATTGGAAGAAACGACTAGTGTGACGATGTGTTACCTGTGGCGGACAGCTGACTAGTGCTGTTACTCTTCTTCCCGAGACCTGACTGATACTGCACCGCGCTTCCGCCACCGCTGCTACTTCCGCTTCCGCTTTTACTGCCGGGCGAACTCTTGCGACCCCTCCTCGAGGAGTCCTCCACGTTCAAACCGATCGCCGTATCGCTCAAACTACCGTCTAATAAACAAACGTCGCGTGAACacggaaataataaaaaaagaaagaatctAGAAGAGTAGGATTAGGAAATTAACGCAGATACACCGATGGTTGAACGATGATTATCGCAGCATCGTTAGACTgtccaataaaaaaaattacttcCATTCAAAATACATTCGATTAGACTTCAAATAAAGAGAAACCCTCGTtatgtagaaaaatattttacactaTAATTTGGGCATATCTGTATTAATCACTTCCTAAATTTCTAAACTACAATTTTCCTAATGAAAATTCCTAAAAACAATCTTCCTACAAAAAAAATAATGCCTCTAAATCTAATTCCAAAGAGAGATTGCAGAAACTTACCAACTTTCTCGTCCTGTGGCGCGTCGGTATTACTAAGACTCCTGGTGAACTGTCCCCTTTTATGGTCGTCGTGCTCGTTATCGCCTGGCTGGGTCCTGGACGGCTTCTCGTACGAGCCCGACTGACTGTACTCGCTGCTTTCGGGCATGGAGGAGGAGCGGCGATCCCGCGCGTCGTCACGTTGTTGGTTGACGGCGGCGGAGGCATCGTCGGCGGCGGTTTTTTTCCGCGAACGCCGTCGAGTCGACGACGTTGGGGACGACGACGAGGTGACGGCGGTATCAGTGAAGTTGTCGCGCCGCGACAGTTTCGTGTTTCGTGAGGTTTCGTGGTGATCGACGGCCCGTGGGTGGTAGTTTTTAGTAGTGTCGGAGGTAGCGGTTTGGGAATCAAAGAGACTTGAATTAGCGTTACCGGGGTGGGGTGCTCGGTTACGAGGCCTACGCGGATCGCACGGGCCAAATCCGCAGTTCTCGCTGCACTGGCTCTCGCTCTCCATCGAGTACTCGTAGTACTCGAGGGTGTCGCTGATCGCTACGTTCCTCTTACTACCCTGCTGCTGTTGTTGACTCGGATGCTGCTGGGCTTGCTGATGACGTTGTTGCTGCTGCCTCTTCTCGAGTAGCTCGAGATCCCTAGGCTCCGGACAGCTGCTATTTCGTCTACGGTACCTATGTCTCGATTCTACCGAAGGTCTCCTCTCTTCGCTCTTTCGCGAGAACGAGCCAGACCTACCTAATTCGTACGACATCGCTAATTCTCGACACTCCGGACAACTAGTTTTTCGCCTACCGCGATACTGCGACGACGACCGCAGCGATCCCGACCTAGCCAGTTCGTATGGTTCCCGATAATCGCGAGTCTGAACGTTTTCGTAGTCGTATCTTGAGTCTACGTAACCATCGCGAACCTGTTCCCCGTCGTAGTAGCCCGATCTAATACCATCGCTAACCACCGTGCCCGTTACGTTTTTCTGACGGAAACAGTCCGCGCACACGACCGTCTCCATCGAACCGAAATCCTCGTCCGAATCCAGAATAAAGTTCGTActtctttcttcgtcttttcTTCGTGGAGGATCGTAGTATCGGAGCTCTCTAGCTTCGGGGCAGCTGCTGTTCCTTTTGCGACGATACAGACGTCTGGCTCTTTCCGCTCTGTCCGACGAGCTCAGTTCCTCGTCGGAACGTAATATCGGCGTAGATTCTGCTCGTTGCAGCATCATTCGCTTGCTATCGGATAAACTCGGTATGGTTAGCGTGCCCCTCGTGCTGGATATCGTATCTCGATACGGTAAGTTCTCGTAGACACCCGTACTAACTTCTCTGCTTCCCCTTCTACTtctcctctttctccttcGTGGCAGCGTATTATCTTGATAAGCGTCGGCTCCAACACACTCTGGGCCGCTGTGCGCTTGATAATCGTACTCCTCCGCGGAACGATAGTCACGATAATCACCGATATAGTCAGCATCAACGTACTGCGACGATCTTTTCTTACGTCTACTACTTCGACTGCTGTCTTTTCTTCTATAGTAATCGTCCTCGTACATTTCTGCGTCGGTTCTCGGAATATTTTCATCCTCGTAATCGTACAACCGGTGACCGTACTCGTCGACGTTCCCTCTGTCGATAAACCCTTCGTCGTATTCGATATCCCAGTTGTAACCATCGTATCCGTTCTCCAGATACGATTCGCtgcttttccttcttcttcgaGAACGACCGCTAGTTCTCTGATTGTCGTAGTGTTCTAAATCCGAGGCAGCGTGCATCGAAGAACAAGTAATGTCCCTGTCCGGGCCGTATTTCTCCGCGGATGACAGCGCCTCGTCGATGCTGCAGTAAATGTGCTCGTTAGCCGGGTCGCAGATATCGCTGTCGAGattcttcgttcgtttcttgGATATGTCTAGACCGAACGCGGAATCGTGCTCCTGGAACGTCGAGTCTCTGTATTTCCTTTTGGTGGGATCTTCACGGCCAAGGACATTCCGCAGACCTATTTGATCGTCGCTGCTGAAGGAATTTTCCTCCGACAGATCGTACGAGTGGTAACCTTTACCGGCAAGGTCCATATCTATATTCTGTTTGTCGAAGCGCGGCATATAAATCTCCGTCTCGCCGCAACTAAATTCAGAATCGTATCCATAGAATGGTTTGTGATCCTGTTTCAGCATGTAATCGTAATTCTTCTCTCGATTGAGCAGAATCTTAGGCATCTTGTCGTCGCTGTTCGAGTCGAAGTACGATTTACTCTGATCACCCAGAGCCGGTATCTTGTCGCCGTAACCGGCATCGTTAATAGCCATGTTCTTCTTCAATTTACGACGGGCGGTTCTCAGGCTGTCGTCGCTGAATATGTTGCTTGATATAGTGTCATACTCGAAACTCTTGGCTCTACGCGAGAGCATGCCCGTGCCTAGTCCGAAACCGTAACGATCAGCGTAGGTATCGTGCAGCACGTCGTAGTCGAAGCTCCTAGCCTTCGAGAATAAAAACGATCTACGCGGCCGTAAGCTAACGTCTAGGTTCCTAATGCCGTGATCGTCCGTTAAGTCGTGCAAGCCTCTCGAGAACAAGTGGTGCCTAGATTTCGCGGTTCTGCCAGTACGATCTTGCCAGCTACGCGACCGTCTACGCATACCGGAGTCCACTTGATAGGGCGACGAGTATCTGTCGCGAAACTTCTCGATGAGGCGATCGTTGAAGTCGACCTGAAGGCAATCTTCCACGTATATCTCCGGTATACGATTCTTAGAGCTACCGGTTAGCTCCTCTGGCTTGAGCAAGTACCCCTCGGAGACGCTGTACTCGCTGGTCTCCGGGCTGTAATATCTCAGCATGTTCTCGTCGACGGTCTGCGACCTCGTGAACGGCGTACGCATCTTTCTGTACAACGAGCGCACCACTGCGGACTTGCTCCGTACGAGGGGATGCGGGGTGGGATTGTGCTTGCTGGGGTTGTTGCTCCTGGGCTTGGTGGGATTGTTGTTCGGACAGTGACATTCGCTGCAGGGTACCCTAAGTCTGTGCCTGCGCCTATTGCGCCTAGGGGGCAGGGGCATAGGGGATATGACACCGGGTATTAAAACGTTTTTAACTGTCGGTCTGCAAACAATGTTTTTCATATAGAGTTTTAGCGCTTCTGCGGTTACATTAACGATTTCTTTTTTGAGCCcattcttcatttttttttaatcaaagaaaaaaaaagactcTACTCGCACGttcgcgatcgatcgaacgcgtttctcttcttccttctttttcttaaaatatctGCTATCTTTTTGGTTCCGTTTTCGCCGGGGTTTTTTCCCAAAAtggttttatttttcttttctttttttatacacAACATAGCTTTTGTTGCAATGCGATAGGTACCGAAAGAGAGAATTTGAGCCGAGAATTTTGTTGCATTTGTCACTCGCcgaacaaatatatataaatgcaGGTTGTCTGTAGGACGTGCGACGATTGATTAGTCTCTTCGTGATTATACACacaacatacatacatatatgtaattgtGACGTGTTTCAACGTAGGTAGACCTAGCCGTTCGACCAACGCCACGCACTAATCCCTGCTTTATTAGAATGGGACAATATTAAATGGACATTGACACAGTGCATAGGAGGTGCAGTCTAGCCAACTAAAGTAGTAGAATTCCTCGAAGAGAGCGCGGCAGGATTTTTGGGAAACCTATCAAGCAGGCGGGGGGAAATGAGATAGTGCAACTACGGGGTGTCGTTTCATTCGGCAATGTCCATTTAATTCAGGGATTATCGTCGATGAGAAGGTAAGCCATCAAATGTTCCATTCTGTGCGCGGTGTACATGGTCTATCGACGAGCATAACGATAATTTACTTGGAGGAGAAAACGGGATTACGCTATTCTGAATGAATGGACTATGAGATGAGATTAGTAGGAaggaaaaagggagaaagaaataCGAGAGCCGAAGGGgaaaaaacgagaaaagaGGGGAAAAATAGAGGGAAAGGAACGCGATTTACCCgaatgtcacgtaaaaatgGTACAGTGGATGGCTGTCTCCTCTAAAGGGATACTTTCTTCTCTATGGAACTTGTCTTGCTTTGTACACTGACTTTGAAATGCAAGGTCATCGActcgaaaattaaaatacaatagACATTGAGCTATACTCACATTAGTCCTCTAGAGCCACGTGGTCGTTCCGATTGCGTACTGAAGGCACTGCTCGTCACGGAGGCTATACTCTCCATATCGGAGTCACCAAGATCACCAAGTACGTCTTTGTCAGGACTTAAATTTCCCCTTCGCGGTCTGTGCATTCGATAAGGGTGACTGTGCGGCAAAGATAACGGATCCTGATCTATCGAGAGCAGATCCGAATCCGACAGTCCGCTATAGTGTTTTTCCCAACCTGAAAAATCAACGTTATTCCCATTGGAAATACACGTACTTCGCCAGCtgtaaattctaaaatatatatccAACAACCTACGACTCCTATACCGATCCTCTTCACAGATAAATTCTAAtataatcgaaaataaaaatagttgcTATCAAACTGTTTCAAAACTACGGTCAATTTTACACGTCAAACGTCCACCCTCTAATAACATCCTATTACAAAGTTCATCCTGGCGTATTCACGCTAGCCAAAAATTACCGAAACAAGGTCAATTAGGAACGCGGATTTTCACGAGGTTTCATTACTGTTCTCGTATCACGAGGTATTCGAAAACTTTGAAATTAATAACCCGGCGAACAAAATGGGAAAAGTGAGCTCACCTCCCGTACCCGTACTCCTGTACGTGGTATGCACCTGCCTATTGCGGTGTCTCATAAATCTCGCCCGTTCCTCGGGATCCTGAACAGCCCTTTCCTTCAGAGCCGTCGGAATCAGAGGCAATTGTCTCTTCTTCGGACTTCCGGTGGGAGTGGCTGTCGCTGACCTCGAGCTGAATCTGGAATGCGTAAAGCGAAACGTTCTCGTTTTCTGTTCTATCACGGTTTCGTTTGTGGCTCGCGTCGATAACTCATACAACATACCTGGGTGGAACGTAGCCGTGCGAGTAAAGCATGGATCTATGTTCCGGCGGAGACAGAGAGCGATGACCGGTGGGACTTTGAGACCTTCCGCGATACCGAA is a window from the Bombus huntii isolate Logan2020A chromosome 6, iyBomHunt1.1, whole genome shotgun sequence genome containing:
- the LOC126866319 gene encoding uncharacterized protein LOC126866319 isoform X15 is translated as MTYGQPTVEAGPPRSAVHPTQQHSVHQTQSAHPPQPMGGQVGLQPQRSFSSSEEERSTPECASDEPDESEKGKGYYHHTGGPISMSSGGRRHNGPHNGHHNMAAMTIEYNGHHPPREPRKEESTLVRRSFRRSGDEWRSDSRRFTERRGKKTVRFHGGTNVGGPQEDWSWEADRQGSQDSATKDSGIDTSSTFTSSEDSNRGDLPKHPLSWQVSRDGQKIIGHMVLRKQPGSGSASSSSILGLKVVGGKLLEDGSMGAVIEKVKKGSTADIEGQLRPGDEVIKWNGRSLQGKSFREVYDIIAESRQEPQVELVVSRNLSSTTGPVTMPAGLTPTAPMPSRKIAAQIQWRQKHPETISGPQQPHHKDYMIFRIPGLKKCILWELYDARREKPSVLVTSPGSPDLHAQGRARHLRHTSGNANVGGNLQVKLSFDSVALRLIVTLICAAGLTPRSNGQPRNPYAKIFLLPDKSEKSKRRTKTLANTNDPKWNQTFIYDGIRRPELRKRALEVTVWDYGKYDTNDFLGEAILELATAHLDEEPEWHPLTGHGEHRHIGYYQEPDDMVITPVDCHLSPPSTTSRLSDSDTSECDITDCDVSREQRRTADGASISSIGSSSRFHNMPSNYKRHYSSPPPERELCIDGEHRSRRDMSPQGRKRAAIMIRDQPASISGYQTYRKDDIHRGMMGHRSHSAAPMDSPSLRYRGRSQSPTGHRSLSPPEHRSMLYSHGYVPPRFSSRSATATPTGSPKKRQLPLIPTALKERAVQDPEERARFMRHRNRQVHTTYRSTGTGGWEKHYSGLSDSDLLSIDQDPLSLPHSHPYRMHRPRRGNLSPDKDVLGDLGDSDMESIASVTSSAFSTQSERPRGSRGLIPTVKNVLIPGVISPMPLPPRRNRRRHRLRVPCSECHCPNNNPTKPRSNNPSKHNPTPHPLVRSKSAVVRSLYRKMRTPFTRSQTVDENMLRYYSPETSEYSVSEGYLLKPEELTGSSKNRIPEIYVEDCLQVDFNDRLIEKFRDRYSSPYQVDSGMRRRSRSWQDRTGRTAKSRHHLFSRGLHDLTDDHGIRNLDVSLRPRRSFLFSKARSFDYDVLHDTYADRYGFGLGTGMLSRRAKSFEYDTISSNIFSDDSLRTARRKLKKNMAINDAGYGDKIPALGDQSKSYFDSNSDDKMPKILLNREKNYDYMLKQDHKPFYGYDSEFSCGETEIYMPRFDKQNIDMDLAGKGYHSYDLSEENSFSSDDQIGLRNVLGREDPTKRKYRDSTFQEHDSAFGLDISKKRTKNLDSDICDPANEHIYCSIDEALSSAEKYGPDRDITCSSMHAASDLEHYDNQRTSGRSRRRRKSSESYLENGYDGYNWDIEYDEGFIDRGNVDEYGHRLYDYEDENIPRTDAEMYEDDYYRRKDSSRSSRRKKRSSQYVDADYIGDYRDYRSAEEYDYQAHSGPECVGADAYQDNTLPRRRKRRSRRGSREVSTGVYENLPYRDTISSTRGTLTIPSLSDSKRMMLQRAESTPILRSDEELSSSDRAERARRLYRRKRNSSCPEARELRYYDPPRRKDEERSTNFILDSDEDFGSMETVVCADCFRQKNVTGTVVSDGIRSGYYDGEQVRDGYVDSRYDYENVQTRDYREPYELARSGSLRSSSQYRGRRKTSCPECRELAMSYELGRSGSFSRKSEERRPSVESRHRYRRRNSSCPEPRDLELLEKRQQQQRHQQAQQHPSQQQQQGSKRNVAISDTLEYYEYSMESESQCSENCGFGPCDPRRPRNRAPHPGNANSSLFDSQTATSDTTKNYHPRAVDHHETSRNTKLSRRDNFTDTAVTSSSSPTSSTRRRSRKKTAADDASAAVNQQRDDARDRRSSSMPESSEYSQSGSYEKPSRTQPGDNEHDDHKRGQFTRSLSNTDAPQDEKVDGSLSDTAIGLNVEDSSRRGRKSSPGSKSGSGSSSGGGSAVQYQSGLGKKSNSTSQLSATECGIGGIFVGSGVAEARAGLSSRKRNSTPSSIQRSEEIVPYQRFESGKQSGSLASDTAGSLNSISSSEGSSWSPSLRMTGETGQLRDFIEDLGPGQVVGRQALGARCLGEIQLSLTQKKGYLEVEVIRAKDLKPKQGTKAIPASYVKVYLVNGKKCIAKAKTMAARKTLDPFYQQSLAFRENCRGCILQVTVWGDYGRLEGRKVFMGIAQIVLDELNLNEMVFGWYKLFGNISLVSGPPSLALSRRSSATSLESFKI
- the LOC126866319 gene encoding uncharacterized protein LOC126866319 isoform X17 — translated: MVLRKQPGSGSASSSSILGLKVVGGKLLEDGSMGAVIEKVKKGSTADIEGQLRPGDEVIKWNGRSLQGKSFREVYDIIAESRQEPQVELVVSRNLSSTTGPVTMPAGLTPTAPMPSRKIAAQIQWRQKHPETISGPQQPHHKDYMIFRIPGLKKCILWELYDARREKPSVLVTSPGSPDLHAQGRARHLRHTSGNANVGGNLQVKLSFDSVALRLIVTLICAAGLTPRSNGQPRNPYAKIFLLPDKSEKSKRRTKTLANTNDPKWNQTFIYDGIRRPELRKRALEVTVWDYGKYDTNDFLGEAILELATAHLDEEPEWHPLTGHGEHRHIGYYQEPDDMVITPVDCHLSPPSTTSRLSDSDTSECDITDCDVSREQRRTADGASISSIGSSSRFHNMPSNYKRHYSSPPPERELCIDGEHRSRRDMSPQGRKRAAIMIRDQPASISGYQTYRKDDIHRGMMGHRSHSAAPMDSPSLRYRGRSQSPTGHRSLSPPEHRSMLYSHGYVPPRFSSRSATATPTGSPKKRQLPLIPTALKERAVQDPEERARFMRHRNRQVHTTYRSTGTGGWEKHYSGLSDSDLLSIDQDPLSLPHSHPYRMHRPRRGNLSPDKDVLGDLGDSDMESIASVTSSAFSTQSERPRGSRGLIPTVKNVLIPGVISPMPLPPRRNRRRHRLRVPCSECHCPNNNPTKPRSNNPSKHNPTPHPLVRSKSAVVRSLYRKMRTPFTRSQTVDENMLRYYSPETSEYSVSEGYLLKPEELTGSSKNRIPEIYVEDCLQVDFNDRLIEKFRDRYSSPYQVDSGMRRRSRSWQDRTGRTAKSRHHLFSRGLHDLTDDHGIRNLDVSLRPRRSFLFSKARSFDYDVLHDTYADRYGFGLGTGMLSRRAKSFEYDTISSNIFSDDSLRTARRKLKKNMAINDAGYGDKIPALGDQSKSYFDSNSDDKMPKILLNREKNYDYMLKQDHKPFYGYDSEFSCGETEIYMPRFDKQNIDMDLAGKGYHSYDLSEENSFSSDDQIGLRNVLGREDPTKRKYRDSTFQEHDSAFGLDISKKRTKNLDSDICDPANEHIYCSIDEALSSAEKYGPDRDITCSSMHAASDLEHYDNQRTSGRSRRRRKSSESYLENGYDGYNWDIEYDEGFIDRGNVDEYGHRLYDYEDENIPRTDAEMYEDDYYRRKDSSRSSRRKKRSSQYVDADYIGDYRDYRSAEEYDYQAHSGPECVGADAYQDNTLPRRRKRRSRRGSREVSTGVYENLPYRDTISSTRGTLTIPSLSDSKRMMLQRAESTPILRSDEELSSSDRAERARRLYRRKRNSSCPEARELRYYDPPRRKDEERSTNFILDSDEDFGSMETVVCADCFRQKNVTGTVVSDGIRSGYYDGEQVRDGYVDSRYDYENVQTRDYREPYELARSGSLRSSSQYRGRRKTSCPECRELAMSYELGRSGSFSRKSEERRPSVESRHRYRRRNSSCPEPRDLELLEKRQQQQRHQQAQQHPSQQQQQGSKRNVAISDTLEYYEYSMESESQCSENCGFGPCDPRRPRNRAPHPGNANSSLFDSQTATSDTTKNYHPRAVDHHETSRNTKLSRRDNFTDTAVTSSSSPTSSTRRRSRKKTAADDASAAVNQQRDDARDRRSSSMPESSEYSQSGSYEKPSRTQPGDNEHDDHKRGQFTRSLSNTDAPQDEKVDGSLSDTAIGLNVEDSSRRGRKSSPGSKSGSGSSSGGGSAVQYQSGLGKKSNSTSQLSATECGIGGIFVGSGVAEARAGLSSRKRNSTPSSIQRSEEIVPYQRFESGKQSGSLASDTAGSLNSISSSEGSSWSPSLRMTGETGQLRDFIEDLGPGQVVGRQALGARCLGEIQLSLTQKKGYLEVEVIRAKDLKPKQGTKAIPASYVKVYLVNGKKCIAKAKTMAARKTLDPFYQQSLAFRENCRGCILQVTVWGDYGRLEGRKVFMGIAQIVLDELNLNEMVFGWYKLFGNISLVSGPPSLALSRRSSATSLESFKI